The genomic window CCTGATTGACCTCGGTCGCGCCCTTCCGTCCATGGCTGCCGACTTTCAAACAGACGCATACAAAATCAAAGGCTGCCAGTCACAGGTTTGGCTGCACGCCCATCATTCAGAAAACCAGGTGTTTTTTGATGCCAACAGCGATGCAGCCATAACCAAAGGACTCATTGCGCTGCTGGTACGCGTGCTCTCCGGGCAGCCGGCAATTACAATTATTAATGCAGACCTGGCCTTCCTCGACCAATTGGAAATGAAGGAGCACCTGTCTCCTACCCGAAAAAACGGACTCGATGCCATGATCAAACAGATGAAACTGT from Bacteroidota bacterium includes these protein-coding regions:
- a CDS encoding SufE family protein, whose translation is MADITAKEREIVEEFGLFDDWMGRYEHLIDLGRALPSMAADFQTDAYKIKGCQSQVWLHAHHSENQVFFDANSDAAITKGLIALLVRVLSGQPAITIINADLAFLDQLEMKEHLSPTRKNGLDAMIKQMKLYATAFAKLDANAGATPLAHSQTAKR